A genomic stretch from Sulfuriferula thiophila includes:
- the bamC gene encoding outer membrane protein assembly factor BamC, with protein sequence MKRTPISIALICAGVIISLGGCSTLDILETKKVDYKSAGKIPTLEVPPDLTTPTTDTHYQVPDLNPSSRATLSAYNAERSDKSASSNGVLPTQDKVRLERAGSERWLVVDQAPDKVWPIIKDFWQENGFILNVDQPTTGIMETEWAENRAKLPQDIIRSTIGKVLDGLYSTGERDKFRTRIERSNKNPNETEIYISHRGMIEVYDGSDSKHTVWQPRPADPSLEAEMLNRLMVRLGVEKARADAILADQSQVQHAVLGKSADGNMMLTLNEPFDRAWRRVGLALDRVNFTVEDRDRAKGVYFVRYIDPAQDNQTGKDKGFLSKLAFWKSSSKTSTEQYQVELSENQAATGTNVRVLDAKGAPAQAETANKIIKLLQEQLK encoded by the coding sequence ATGAAACGCACACCCATATCTATTGCCCTGATTTGCGCTGGAGTTATTATAAGTTTAGGCGGTTGCAGCACCCTCGACATACTCGAAACCAAAAAAGTCGATTACAAATCCGCAGGCAAGATTCCTACGCTAGAAGTTCCGCCAGACCTTACTACACCGACAACTGACACTCACTACCAAGTTCCTGATCTGAACCCGAGCAGCCGCGCCACGTTATCTGCATACAATGCCGAGCGCAGCGACAAGTCTGCCTCCAGCAACGGTGTATTGCCGACGCAAGATAAAGTCCGTCTCGAACGCGCCGGTAGCGAGCGCTGGCTGGTAGTTGATCAGGCACCCGATAAAGTCTGGCCTATCATCAAGGACTTCTGGCAGGAAAATGGCTTCATACTCAATGTTGATCAGCCGACGACCGGCATCATGGAAACCGAATGGGCAGAAAACCGTGCCAAACTGCCACAAGACATCATCCGCAGCACCATCGGCAAGGTTCTGGATGGCTTATATTCAACCGGCGAGCGGGATAAATTCCGTACCCGCATTGAACGCAGCAACAAAAATCCGAATGAAACCGAAATTTACATCAGCCACCGCGGCATGATCGAAGTCTACGACGGCAGCGACAGCAAACACACCGTATGGCAACCGCGTCCGGCCGATCCAAGCCTGGAAGCTGAAATGCTTAATCGCCTGATGGTGCGTCTGGGTGTAGAGAAAGCCCGTGCGGATGCGATACTTGCCGACCAGAGCCAAGTCCAGCACGCCGTCTTGGGTAAATCTGCTGACGGCAACATGATGCTCACCCTTAACGAACCATTTGACCGCGCATGGCGCCGTGTCGGACTGGCTCTGGATCGCGTCAACTTCACCGTCGAAGACCGTGATCGTGCCAAAGGTGTTTATTTCGTCCGTTATATCGACCCTGCCCAGGACAACCAGACCGGCAAAGACAAAGGCTTCCTCAGCAAGCTGGCATTCTGGAAGAGCAGCAGCAAAACCAGTACCGAACAGTACCAGGTGGAGCTGTCTGAAAACCAGGCCGCCACAGGGACCAATGTTCGCGTCCTGGATGCAAAAGGCGCCCCGGCACAAGCTGAAACCGCCAATAAAATTATCAAGCTGCTGCAGGAACAGTTGAAATAA
- the dapA gene encoding 4-hydroxy-tetrahydrodipicolinate synthase yields MLTGSLVAIVTPMFEDGSLDLAGLRALVDWHIAQKTDGIVVVGTTGESPTVNHDEHCALIRAVVEHTAGRVPVIAGTGANSTSEAIALTQCALSAGADYGLSVAPYYNKPGQEGLYRHFKTIAEAVELPLILYNVPGRTVTDISNDTALRLAQIPNIVGIKDATGNMERATDLIMRAPNDFALYTGDDASALAFMLLGGHGVISVTANIAPQAMHDMCIAAFNGEIQRGRDINHTLFGLHRKLFVEANPIPVKWALAEMGLIKSGIRLPLTELSSEHHDTLRAALHQAHAI; encoded by the coding sequence ATGCTCACAGGCAGTTTAGTCGCGATTGTTACCCCCATGTTTGAAGATGGCAGCCTTGATCTGGCGGGCTTGCGCGCGCTAGTCGATTGGCATATCGCGCAAAAAACCGACGGCATCGTTGTCGTTGGCACGACAGGTGAATCTCCGACGGTCAATCATGACGAACATTGTGCCCTCATCCGCGCCGTGGTCGAACACACTGCCGGGCGCGTACCGGTGATCGCCGGCACGGGTGCCAATTCGACATCCGAAGCGATAGCCCTCACCCAGTGCGCATTGTCAGCGGGAGCTGATTACGGCCTGTCAGTTGCGCCGTACTACAACAAACCCGGCCAGGAAGGGCTGTACCGCCATTTCAAAACCATTGCTGAAGCCGTGGAACTTCCGCTCATTCTGTACAACGTACCTGGCCGCACGGTAACCGACATCAGCAACGATACGGCATTACGCCTGGCGCAGATCCCTAACATCGTTGGTATAAAAGACGCTACCGGCAACATGGAGCGCGCCACCGACCTGATCATGCGCGCGCCCAATGATTTTGCCCTGTACACCGGCGATGATGCCAGCGCATTGGCCTTTATGCTGCTAGGTGGACACGGCGTGATTTCAGTCACGGCCAACATTGCCCCACAGGCCATGCACGATATGTGTATCGCCGCATTCAACGGGGAGATTCAACGCGGCCGCGACATCAATCACACACTATTTGGCCTGCATCGCAAATTATTCGTAGAAGCCAATCCTATACCAGTCAAATGGGCATTAGCGGAGATGGGATTAATCAAATCCGGCATCCGCTTACCACTGACCGAACTTTCCTCCGAACATCACGACACTTTACGCGCCGCTTTACACCAAGCGCATGCCATTTAA
- a CDS encoding segregation and condensation protein A has protein sequence MTTEVVVLPDVLALINGQPLTEFPQDLYIPPEALAVYLGAFEGPLDLLLYLIRRHSLDVLDIPMARLTAQYMEYVTLMRKQQLELAAEYLLMAALLIEIKSRMLLPRPVLEDDSGEGSDPRAELVRRLLEYEQMKLAAEHLDELPRVGRDYLAVSVWSEQVEKLLPQISTDDLTQAWLGLLARSGTRRHHRVGRQELSVREAMGQILDALQGDLFMEFSTLFEAELGVSHLVVKFLAMLELAREHRVEITQNEDFAPIYVRLAHVN, from the coding sequence GTGACCACTGAAGTTGTCGTATTGCCCGATGTGCTGGCGCTGATTAACGGCCAGCCGCTGACCGAATTCCCGCAGGATCTGTATATTCCACCCGAAGCGCTGGCGGTGTATCTGGGTGCATTCGAAGGCCCGCTGGATTTGCTGCTGTACCTGATTCGCCGGCATTCACTGGATGTGCTGGATATCCCTATGGCCAGGCTTACTGCGCAATACATGGAATACGTGACCTTGATGCGTAAGCAGCAGCTGGAACTGGCGGCAGAGTATCTGCTGATGGCGGCGCTGTTGATCGAGATCAAGTCACGTATGTTGTTGCCGCGTCCGGTACTCGAGGATGATTCTGGTGAAGGCAGTGATCCGCGTGCCGAGCTGGTGAGGCGCTTGCTGGAATACGAGCAAATGAAACTGGCAGCTGAACATCTGGACGAATTGCCGCGCGTTGGTCGTGATTATCTGGCAGTAAGCGTGTGGAGCGAGCAGGTGGAAAAACTGCTGCCGCAAATATCCACGGATGATTTGACTCAGGCCTGGCTGGGGCTGCTGGCCCGTTCCGGTACTCGTCGCCATCATCGGGTAGGGCGTCAGGAGCTGTCGGTGCGTGAAGCGATGGGGCAGATACTGGATGCCTTGCAAGGCGATTTGTTTATGGAGTTTTCCACTCTGTTTGAAGCCGAACTGGGCGTGTCCCATCTGGTGGTAAAATTCCTGGCGATGCTGGAATTAGCCCGTGAACACCGTGTCGAAATCACCCAGAACGAGGATTTCGCGCCAATTTATGTACGATTAGCTCATGTCAATTAA
- a CDS encoding sensor domain-containing diguanylate cyclase, with the protein MQIEPLREQLDTLLSEARKNEDKLQRFGQLEQKLMATRALSQLVNIILCDFRQSFDLDEVRLLLLDETGEWARILGGVRLPELQSMGLELVAHESRLLGLYQQPLRTRLGDYQAALHETMFVHTQSGSVALLPLVRQGKLMGGLHLASHDVRRFMASSGTYFLDRLSAFLVMCLENALYFDKLEQFGLTDALTQVNNRRYFDARLKEAVNHALRHQQPLAAMMFDLDHFKQVNDQWGHPVGDTVLQQAAQVIQTVLRGSDSFARYGGEEFVALLPGADSDIANDIAQRILLAIDSHVFNVGLAEPLSLTISIGVAGIALHNVGAAEEAIARQLINDADAALYSAKARGRNCVVVQS; encoded by the coding sequence TTGCAGATCGAACCATTGCGTGAGCAGCTTGATACATTGTTGTCCGAAGCGCGTAAAAATGAAGATAAATTGCAGCGTTTCGGCCAGCTGGAGCAGAAGTTGATGGCAACGCGAGCGTTGTCGCAACTGGTGAATATCATCCTTTGCGATTTTCGCCAGAGTTTTGATCTGGATGAAGTGCGTTTGCTGCTGCTGGATGAAACTGGCGAATGGGCAAGGATATTGGGTGGCGTGCGCTTACCTGAGTTGCAGAGCATGGGTTTGGAGTTGGTTGCGCATGAATCCCGGTTGTTAGGCTTATATCAGCAGCCGCTAAGAACCCGGCTGGGGGATTATCAGGCAGCGTTGCATGAAACTATGTTCGTCCACACCCAGTCAGGCTCGGTGGCATTATTGCCTTTGGTGCGGCAGGGTAAGCTGATGGGTGGTTTGCATCTGGCGAGCCATGATGTGCGGCGTTTCATGGCATCAAGCGGCACTTATTTTCTGGATCGCCTGTCTGCATTTCTGGTGATGTGTCTGGAAAACGCATTGTATTTTGACAAGCTGGAGCAATTCGGGCTGACCGATGCACTGACGCAGGTCAATAACCGGCGTTATTTTGATGCGCGGTTAAAAGAAGCCGTGAATCACGCCTTGCGTCATCAGCAGCCTCTCGCTGCGATGATGTTTGACCTGGACCATTTCAAGCAGGTCAATGATCAATGGGGGCATCCGGTTGGTGATACCGTGCTGCAACAGGCTGCACAAGTCATTCAGACCGTTTTGCGTGGCAGCGACAGTTTTGCCCGGTATGGCGGGGAGGAATTTGTGGCGCTGTTGCCGGGTGCTGATAGTGACATCGCAAATGACATCGCGCAACGGATACTGCTGGCGATTGATAGTCATGTGTTCAACGTGGGGTTGGCTGAGCCATTGTCACTGACTATTTCGATTGGTGTTGCCGGCATTGCATTACACAATGTGGGTGCGGCTGAGGAAGCTATCGCCAGGCAGTTGATCAATGATGCTGATGCTGCACTTTATAGCGCCAAAGCGCGTGGACGTAATTGCGTGGTGGTGCAGTCGTGA